The window CGGATACTCAAGAATTTCCACAGGAATGGCGATTTTGCCCAAATCGTGGAGAAGAGAGCCGCAGAGGACTAAATTCAGCCGGTGCTCGTCCAGGGATAGGAGTTTTCCCAGCTCATAGCTGATGCTGGTGGTGGTTATGGTGTGGGTCACAGTATGGTGACTTCTGAAATCAATGATAAAGACCAGCATCTTCAAATATTCCGTAGTTTCTTCTTCGGAAAGAGGAATGCTGGTTAAGAAGTCGAAGTATTCTGAATCTTTTCTCCATTCAATATCAATGGATTCCTGAAAGTCAAGTTTGGCTGCAAGATCTACGATATGAGGTGCAAAGACATTGTTAGTTCCCTGGATCAATAATCGGAGGGTTTCCGCCCATGAGCGTTTTTCCAGTGACATGGAGACATCAATGCGGTCAGCAATGTGAAGAATCTGCGATAAATCTTTTAATTTTGCGCTGGGTTCTTTTCCCTTATCCAGGAAATTCCAGGTGATGTGGTGCAGGAGGACTGCAGGAGCCAATTCTTTGAGGGGAGAGAAATACCGTATAAATAGGTAGCCGTAGAAGGAATGGTCCCAAACGTCATTGGTTTCAAATTGAAGCATCCTGGAAATTTCTTCTGTTTTATACGCCCCGATATCGTGAAGCTGGGCAAGAAAGCAAATGTCCCGGAGTTCCTGCTGTGAGTATTGCCCGGTATCCCGCAGCATTCGGGAGATAATATAAGCCACGTGGGAACCGTGTTCCGTAAGCCGCGGATCAATGTAATTACAAAAGCGCCGGATAATGCCAAGGACGCTTTTGTTATTTAAATTTTTCGTGTACTGCATTTGCATGCATAATCCTCCTTTGTAATCTTTGCTCTAAAAACAGTTTACCATATGAAACCATATATGGAAAGAAAAGAAAATAGATTATTGTTTCATTGTATTTGTTATAAAAAAGAAAAAGGTGTATGTAAAAAAATGATCCAGGATTGCCTTTTTTGTGTATAGAACCGAT of the Lacrimispora indolis DSM 755 genome contains:
- a CDS encoding HD-GYP domain-containing protein; this translates as MQYTKNLNNKSVLGIIRRFCNYIDPRLTEHGSHVAYIISRMLRDTGQYSQQELRDICFLAQLHDIGAYKTEEISRMLQFETNDVWDHSFYGYLFIRYFSPLKELAPAVLLHHITWNFLDKGKEPSAKLKDLSQILHIADRIDVSMSLEKRSWAETLRLLIQGTNNVFAPHIVDLAAKLDFQESIDIEWRKDSEYFDFLTSIPLSEEETTEYLKMLVFIIDFRSHHTVTHTITTTSISYELGKLLSLDEHRLNLVLCGSLLHDLGKIAIPVEILEYPGKLSHQAMNIMRTHVNFTEKIFGGSIDKTIERIALRHHEKLNGSGYPKKLKAEDLTMEERLVAIADIISALTGTRSYKSSYPTDRILPILTRMKHEGLLDAAIVDLAMEHLDEILDTTAIRCQPILSVYEKLKTEYESLPQLKAYDEKLCFALALKDPELMPSWP